In the Helianthus annuus cultivar XRQ/B chromosome 11, HanXRQr2.0-SUNRISE, whole genome shotgun sequence genome, one interval contains:
- the LOC110890245 gene encoding cytochrome P450 94A1, producing the protein MLEASLLLFCFLLPLLLIVFKVFSSDAHKSNPFTVNFRSIYANRHHIIQWISEVVNNSPTLTIIITRPFSQNRVMTANPAVVHHILQTNFSTYPKGEMIRTTLSDLLGEGIFNVDGDSWKFQRQISSHEFSTKSLRHFVEDVVDFELNQRLIPMLTTAAANHTVLDLQDILQRFTFDNICKIAFGYDPGYLTSSLAKPEFAVAFEDAVRIIIQRFLVLTPILWKIKRFLNVGSEKRLSEAVSEIQRFAREILNERKRELAHKSPVDSGDLLSRFISYGYSDEKLLMDIVISFILAGRDTTSAALTWFLWLLFKNPAIESEIVREIKEISDSPGYDEVKDMVYTHASLCESMRLYPPVPLNSKVCIADDILPDGTVTKKGTMVTYNTYAMGRVEKIWGGDWMEFRPERWLEKHELTGKVRFAPKDSYMYPVFQAGPRICLGKDMAILQMKKVVASVLRRFKVVPAVDVGSEPVLQMGLTMRMKDGFPVRIVER; encoded by the exons atgtTAGAAGCTTCCCTCCTCCtcttttgctttcttcttccTTTACTCTTGATCGTTTTCAAAGTCTTTTCTTCCGATGCACACAAATCAAACCCTTTCACCGTGAACTTCCGCTCAATCTACGCCAATCGCCACCATATAATCCAATGGATATCCGAAGTTGTCAACAATTCCCCAACCTTGACCATCATAATCACCCGTCCTTTCAGTCAAAACCGAGTCATGACCGCCAACCCCGCCGTCGTCCACCACATCCTCCAGACAAACTTCTCAACCTACCCGAAAGGAGAAATGATCCGTACAACCCTCTCCGATTTACTTGGAGAAGGGATATTCAACGTGGACGGAGATTCATGGAAGTTTCAGAGACAGATTTCCAGCCATGAATTCAGCACAAAATCGTTACGCCATTTCGTTGAAGACGTGGTGGATTTCGAGCTCAACCAACGCCTTATTCCGATGCTAACAACCGCAGCTGCAAACCATACTGTTCTTGATCTCCAAGACATTCTGCAAAGATTCACATTTGATAATATATGTAAAATTGCTTTCGGGTATGATCCAGGGTACTTAACGTCATCGTTGGCAAAACCCGAATTCGCAGTTGCGTTTGAAGACGCCGTTCGTATTATCATCCAAAGGTTCCTGGTGCTTACGCCGATTCTGTGGAAGATCAAAAGGTTTCTTAATGTCGGGTCGGAAAAACGGCTCAGTGAAGCGGTATCGGAAATCCAGAGATTTGCGCGGGAAATTTTAAATGAAAGGAAACGGGAACTCGCGCACAAATCACCAGTCGATTCTGGTGATTTGTTGTCACGGTTTATAAGCTACGGTTATTCGGATGAAAAATTGTTAATGGATATTGTAATAAGTTTCATACTCGCGGGTAGAGATACAACCTCAGCCGCGTTGACATG GTTTCTTTGGTTACTTTTCAAGAATCCTGCAATTGAAAGCGAAATCGTTAGAGAAATTAAAGAAATATCGGACTCCCCTGGTTATGACGAAGTGAAGGATATGGTGTATACTCATGCTTCGCTATGCGAAAGCATGAGGTTGTATCCACCGGTTCCACTAAACTCAAAG GTATGTATTGCGGACGATATTTTGCCAGACGGGACAGTGACGAAGAAAGGGACGATGGTGACGTATAATACGTACGCGATGGGGAGGGTGGAGAAGATCTGGGGTGGAGATTGGATGGAGTTCCGGCCGGAACGGTGGTTGGAGAAGCATGAGTTGACAGGGAAGGTAAGGTTTGCGCCCAAGGATTCGTATATGTATCCGGTGTTTCAGGCAGGTCCGAGGATTTGTTTAGGAAAAGATATGGCGATTTTGCAAATGAAGAAGGTGGTAGCCAGTGTTTTACGGCGGTTTAAGGTGGTTCCAGCGGTGGATGTTGGCAGTGAACCGGTTTTACAAATGGGTTTGACAATGAGGATGAAAGATGGGTTTccggtgaggattgtagaacgaTAA